ATGCGGCGGCTGATGGCCAGCCCCATGCCCGTGCCTTCGTAGGTGCCGTGGCCATGGAGCCGCTCGAAGACCTCGAAGATGCGCTCGGTGTACTCGGGGGCGAAGCCGATCCCATTGTCGCTGACGAAGATCTTGGTAAAGCCGGGCTTTCCGGCGGACTCGGCCCAGACCACGACCTCGGGAGCGACTCCGGGGCGTGCGAACTTGAGGGCGTTGCCGATCAGGTTCTGGAGGAGCTGGCGCATCTGAAGCGGGTCGGCCTCCAGCTCGGGGAGGGGCTCTAGGCGCACACGGCCGCCGGACTGGAGCACGCGTGCCTCTAGGTCCGAGACCACATCGTAGGCGATATTGTTGAGGTTGACCGCCACAAAGGGCTGTGCCTTGCTGGTCACCCGCGAGTAGGCCAAAAGATCGTCGATCAGCACCTGCATCCGCTCGGCGGCGGAGAGCATCCGGGCGAGGTAGTCCTGTCCATCCGTGGAGAGATTCTGTGCCTCTTTGGACTTGAGCCGTCCGCCAAAGGCCTGGATCTTGCGCAGGGGCTCCTTGAGGTCGTGGGAGGCGATCGAGGCGAACTCTTGGAGGGCCTTGTTGCTACGTTGGAGCTCGCTGGTCAGGCTCTGGAGCGCCTCTTCGGCCTCCTTGCGCTCGGTGACATCGACCGCGGCGCCCAGGATCTGGTCGGGGCGGCCGTGATGGTTGCGCTGGAAGACCGTGTAGCGGCTGTGGTACCAGCGCCAGGCCCCGCTGGCGGCTTGGAGGCGGCACTCAAACTCCAGGGTCTCATCGAGCGTACTGGAGCGCAGGCGGCGGAACTCGCGCTGGAGCATGCGGCGGTCTTCGGGGTGCATCAGGCTGGCCAGCTCTCGTCCCACAAACGAGGCGCGTGTCTCGGGGGAGTAGTTGAGCATCTCCGCGATCGAGCGGTTGGCGTAGAGATCCCGGCGCTGGTTGAGATCGTAGAGGTAGATCAGCATGGGGGCCGTGTCGTTGATCCGGCTGACAAAGTGATTGGCCTCGGAGAGCATGCGCACCGCCTCGGCGCGCGCGGCATCATCGCGGTAGGCGCTGATGATATTGGCGCAGGCCGAGAGAAAGGGCTGTAGGTAGGCGATTGTCGCTTCGTCGTAGCCGCCGGGCCGGTTGGCGATCCCCGCGATCCCCACCAGCTCGGTGCCGCGGAAGACCGGGAGCCCGAGGAAGTGCTCGAGCGGTGGGTGGTTGGGCGGGAGGCTGCCACAGCGCGGATCGTTTGTGGGGTCGTTGGCGATAACGGGTTTTTCGGTCGTCAGCACCTCACCAAAGATTGCCTCGAGGTTTCTGAACTCAAAACTACCGGTATAGGTGTCACTGAGCGCCTGGGTCGCGTCGTTCCAGGCGACACTGGTGATGGCATGGGTCTTGACATAGGGCTTGCCGTCGAGCGTGTAGAGCACCTCACCTAAGAAGCCGTAGTCGCTCTTGGTGAGCGAGAGCAGGCTCTTGAGCAGGCCACCAAACGTCCCTTCAAGGTCTGCATTGTCCAGGAACTGCTGGGAGGCCATGGAGAGCGCGGCCATGAGCTCTTTTTCTTTTTGGAGTGCTTTCTCGGTCTGCTTGCGCTCGGTGATATCGCGGTAGACCCAGAGGTGACCGCGGTAGTTGGCTTCGTAGAAGATCGGCAGGTAGTCGCGCTCCAGGATACGGCCATCGGCGAGGCGGAGCTCCTCTTCCCGGACAGGCTCTTGCGCGGCGAGAATCTCTCCCACCCGGGTGACAAACTGCTCCGGGGTCGCAAAGAGCTCCTTGCTCTGCTCGCCGGACTGGGAGCAGTCTTGGCCGATCAGCTGCTCAGGCGCGACCGGGACCTGGAAGAGATCACAGAACTTCTGGTTGGTGAGGGC
This genomic interval from Armatimonas rosea contains the following:
- a CDS encoding PAS domain-containing sensor histidine kinase, which translates into the protein MKPDSPLSSLTGLQTLLEIALDAVVVMDTQGKVVEFNPAAETLFGYTRAEILGQPLAETLVPHDLRDAHKAGLKRYLATGEAHVLGKRIEISALKRDGSLIDIELAIDRLPGETLYFMAYIRDITERKRSARALETSENRLATLVANLYAGVLLEDENRKVALTNQKFCDLFQVPVAPEQLIGQDCSQSGEQSKELFATPEQFVTRVGEILAAQEPVREEELRLADGRILERDYLPIFYEANYRGHLWVYRDITERKQTEKALQKEKELMAALSMASQQFLDNADLEGTFGGLLKSLLSLTKSDYGFLGEVLYTLDGKPYVKTHAITSVAWNDATQALSDTYTGSFEFRNLEAIFGEVLTTEKPVIANDPTNDPRCGSLPPNHPPLEHFLGLPVFRGTELVGIAGIANRPGGYDEATIAYLQPFLSACANIISAYRDDAARAEAVRMLSEANHFVSRINDTAPMLIYLYDLNQRRDLYANRSIAEMLNYSPETRASFVGRELASLMHPEDRRMLQREFRRLRSSTLDETLEFECRLQAASGAWRWYHSRYTVFQRNHHGRPDQILGAAVDVTERKEAEEALQSLTSELQRSNKALQEFASIASHDLKEPLRKIQAFGGRLKSKEAQNLSTDGQDYLARMLSAAERMQVLIDDLLAYSRVTSKAQPFVAVNLNNIAYDVVSDLEARVLQSGGRVRLEPLPELEADPLQMRQLLQNLIGNALKFARPGVAPEVVVWAESAGKPGFTKIFVSDNGIGFAPEYTERIFEVFERLHGHGTYEGTGMGLAISRRIVERHGGTIQATSTPGEGALFTIEIPLFQKGAGA